One window of Papaver somniferum cultivar HN1 chromosome 9, ASM357369v1, whole genome shotgun sequence genomic DNA carries:
- the LOC113312398 gene encoding uncharacterized protein LOC113312398: MESDQSSNPQTGRTTWTPPMDRLFIGLMEDQVQKGQLLDGQFSKYAWTHFVDNFKQSFGSSFTKDVLKNRMKTLKKNYVAVSTLRGQSGFGWDQSREIVIADDAVWDDYIKKHPDVKCGGQRPLLTLMNNTQSPDTPQEQNENGYKYKDEDLRTSDTQKRARASTGLNSRPFRKTKKSTGEGMVDAIQVMAAAVNNVATKKKKPKFSSSLEASLVSALEDVPNLDDDTFVQALDLLEDEKKLRFSLH, encoded by the exons ATGGAGAGTGATCAATCATCCAACCCCCAAACTGGAAGGACAACTTGGACTCCTCCCATGGATAGACTGTTCATAGGTCTAATGGAAGACCAAGTACAGAAAGGACAACTACTCGATGGTCAATTCAGCAAATATGCTTGGACACACTTTGTTGATAATTTCAAGCAGAGTTTTGGTTCTTCTTTTACCAAGGATGTGTTGAAAAATCGTATGAAAACTTTGAAGAAGAACTATGTTGCTGTGAGTACTCTTAGAGGTCAAAGTGGATTTGGATGGGATCAGTCGCGAGAAATTGTGATTGCTGATGATGCTGTATGGGATGATTATATCAAG AAGCATCCTGATGTCAAATGTGGAGGACAAAGACCCTTGCTCACTTTGATGA ATAACACGCAATCTCCAGATACCCCTCAAGAACAGAATGAGAATGGATATAAATATAAGGATGAGGACTTGCGTACATCTGACACTCAAAAAAGGGCTCGAGCTTCAACAGGTCTGAATTCACGTCCTTTTAGAAAGACCAAAAAGAGTACAGGAGAAGGAATGGTAGATGCAATTCAGGTAATGGCAGCGGCTGTGAACAATGTTGCGACtaagaaaaagaaaccaaaatttTCATCATCTTTAGAGGCAAGTTTAGTGTCCGCACTCGAGGATGTACCAAATTTGGATGATGATACTTTTGTGCAGGCGCTAGATTTATTGGAAGATGAAAAAAAGCTAAGATTTTCATTGCATTGA
- the LOC113309101 gene encoding uncharacterized protein LOC113309101, whose translation MASLTPGILLKLLQSMNSDTKVAGEHRSVLLQVIGIVPALAGQDLWPNNGFFVQLSDSTNSTYVSLSERDNELILTNRLQLGQFVYVERLQFDSPVPRVSGLRPIHGRHSFVGTPEPLIAKISPSKRGFVIQPVSDSDPSVHPISAYVSNKKREEPSKSEKDTSTPSRPALASRDNVPSSNSGNCIEGSKPIEKPRRFSSPASAKQRSNSVGRKNGGSIVERQPSPASKAGSRSASPVPSKCVVPSLMQARDDNQKTSREPAIVVPSRYRQPSPSRKQPSPNSRRISASPGRRLSIFGGLKVSPAIGDSASKKKMASIVAGISKVSEALGSGKSMRKSWDEQPEFADLVEHKEKVAVKSKPDMRAILRTQVAMSRRLSDANAGQTNQEDPPSNEKPKASRKAESLSVIDKPGQTTPKITIHERKWTDGSIPFDAVPANLAKLGKEALERRTLASTAAIEALEEASITESIIRSLSMFSDLCSSSKVANPIPTIDRFLSIYESVVKSTMLVDSLAASRSNDKSDDLLSTERAKPISLWIEAALATDLEVVNLLSNQTGTPPKIPCLSANDTRPLPSPPKTSLSKRTSRIPLPDQVNASSWSRGCGVKETAELALNLRKEMQMWFLKFVEEALDAGFKIFEQNSSGGLAVRKDNSGPVAAVLSQLKRVNDWLDSVGAKREELVTEKIERLKRKIYGFVIHHVGTALDNSSALLSSA comes from the exons ATGGCGTCTCTAACACCAGGAATCCTACTAAAACTTCTCCAATCAATGAATTCAGACACAAAAGTAGCAGGAGAACACAGATCAGTTCTATTACAAGTCATAGGAATAGTTCCAGCTTTAGCAGGTCAAGATCTCTGGCCAAACAATGGTTTCTTCGTTCAACTTTCTGATTCTACAAACTCAACTTATGTTTCTCTATCAGAGCGTGATAATGAATTAATTCTTACGAATCGGTTACAACTAGGTCAATTTGTTTATGTTGAACGATTACAGTTCGATTCTCCTGTTCCTCGTGTTTCTGGTCTTCGTCCTATTCATGGTCGTCATTCATTTGTTGGAACTCCTGAACCGCTGATTGCTAAAATTTCACCTTCCAAACGTGGATTTGTTATTCAACCTGTTTCTGATTCTGATCCGTCTGTTCACCCTATATCTGCTTATGTTTCTAATAAGAAACGTGAAGAACCGTCGAAATCTGAGAAAGATACATCAACACCTTCAAGGCCTGCTCTTGCTTCTCGTGATAATGTTCCATCTTCAAATTCAg GTAACTGCATTGAGGGATCTAAGCCGATCGAGAAGCCGCGAAGATTCTCATCTCCAGCGTCAGCCAAGCAGAGATCTAATTCAGTTGGGAGGAAAAATGGAGGATCCATTGTGGAAAGACAACCTTCGCCAGCTAGTAAGGCTGGATCAAGGTCGGCGTCTCCAGTGCCGTCTAAGTGTGTAGTACCGAGCTTGATGCAAGCTCGGGATGACAACCAGAAGACTTCAAGAGAGCCTGCAATTGTGGTACCTTCTAGATATCGCCAACCTTCTCCTAGTCGAAAACAACCATCACCAAATTCAAGAAGGATTTCAGCTTCTCCTGGAAGAAGACTTTCAATTTTTGGAGGACTGAAGGTTTCTCCTGCTATTGGTGATTCTGCTAGTAAGAAGAAAATGGCAAGTATAGTTGCTGGTATATCAAAGGTGTCAGAGGCATTGGGATCTGGCAAGTCAATGAGGAAGAGTTGGGATGAACAGCCAGAATTCGCAGACTTGGTGGAGCATAAAGAAAAGGTTGCTGTTAAGAGTAAACCTGATATGCGAGCTATATTGCGAACTCAG GTTGCAATGTCTAGACGTTTAAGTGATGCCAATGCTGGGCAGACTAATCAGGAGGATCCTCCATCAAACGAAAAACCCAAGGCTAGTCGCAAAGCTGAGAGTTTATCAGTTATTGATAAACCAGGTCAAACAACTCCAAAAATCACTATCCATGAACGAAAGTGGACTGATGGTAGCATTCCTTTCGATGCTGTCCCTGCAAACCTTGCAAAGCTTGGGAAG GAAGCACTggaaaggagaactctagcgtCTACAGCTGCTATTGAAGCTCTGGAAGAAGCATCTATCACTGAGTCCATCATCAGGAGTTTGAG CATGTTTTCGGACCTCTGTTCTTCATCCAAGGTTGCAAATCCAATTCCGACCATTGACCGTTTCCTGTCAATCTATGAATCCGTCGTCAAGTCAACCATGCTTGTGGATTCTCTTGCTGCTAGCCGAAGCAATGACAAAAGTGATGACCTTTTGTCAACTGAACGTGCAAAACCCATTTCTCTTTGGATTGAAGCTGCCTTAGCTACTGATCTTGAAGTTGTCAATCTCTTAAGCAATCAAACAGGGACACCACCAAAAATTCCATGCTTATCTGCAAATGATACAAGACCTCTTCCATCACCTCCAAAGACAAGTTTATCTAAAAGGACTTCAAGGATTCCATTACCCGATCAAGTTAATGCGTCATCATGGTCAAGAGGATGTGGAGTTAAAGAGACAGCAGAACTTGCACTGAATCTGAGAAAGGAGATGCAAATGTGGTTTCTGAAATTTGTCGAGGAGGCTCTGGATGCTGGTTTCAAGATCTTTGAGCAAAACTCGAGTGGAGGGCTAGCAGTACGTAAAGATAACAGTGGTCCAGTTGCTGCAGTTCTATCACAGTTGAAGAGAGTGAACGACTGGTTAGATAGTGTTGGAGCAAAACGTGAGGAGTTGGTTACAGAGAAGATTGAACGACTCAAACGGAAGATCTATGGGTTTGTCATTCATCATGTTGGAACAGCCCTTGATAACTCATCAGCTTTATTATCATCTGCTTAA
- the LOC113312397 gene encoding putative nuclease HARBI1, with protein sequence MEKHVFLRLCDMLKEKELLRHSNGVRVEEKVAIFMLAVGHNERNRILQERFQHSGETISRHFNAVLDAIVALADDFLVPAGPDTPTEILENPRFYPYFKDCIGAIDGTQIPAMVGLDEQVPFWCRKGFISQNVLVACSFDLQFQYVLAGWEGSAADSRILDSALTRCDRLIVPEGKFYLADAGFANMPQFITPYRGVRYHLKEFGGNRPKYAKELFNLRHASLQNAIERAIGILKRRFTILQLQPQYPFESQVKIVLACCILHNHIRRECINDLIFNDENLQNLLETDPRMQQDSECPTLGRNRQREVASELRTSIADAMWNDYQRRRRG encoded by the exons ATGGAAAAACATGTTTTCTTAAGATTATGTGATATGTTGAAAGAAAAGGAGTTACTTCGTCATAGTAATGGAGTTCGTGTTGAAGAAAAAGTAGCAATTTTTATGCTTGCTGTTGGACATAATGAACGTAACAGGATACTTCAAGAGCGTTTTCAGCATTCAGGTGAGACAATTAGTAGACATTTTAATGCAGTCTTGGATGCTATTGTTGCATTGGCAGATGATTTTCTTGTACCAGCAGGGCCTGATACCCCCACTGAAATCTTAGAAAACCCAAGATTTTATCCATACTTCAAG GATTGTATAGGAGCCATTGATGGAACACAAATACCAGCAATGGTTGGTCTCGACGAACAAGTCCCTTTTTGGTGCAGAAAAGGGTTCATTTCGCAAAATGTTTTAGTAGCTTGTTCCTTTGACTTACAGTTTCAGTATGTTCTAGCTGGTTGGGAAGGCTCGGCTGCTGATTCACGCATACTAGATTCAGCTCTAACAAGATGCGATAGATTAATTGTGCCCGAAG GTAAATTTTATCTCGCTGATGCAGGATTCGCCAATATGCCGCAGTTTATTACTCCATATCGTGGTGTCCGTTATCACTTGAAGGAATTTGGTGGAAATCGTCCAAAATATGCAAAGGAATTATTCAATCTCCGACATGCATCGTTACAGAATGCAATTGAACGTGCTATCGGTATACTTAAAAGACGCTTCACTATTTTGCAACTGCAGCCTCAATATCCATTCGAATCACAAGTGAAAATTGTACTTGCATGTTGCATCCTTCATAACCACATCCGCAGAGAGTGCATTAATGACTTGATTTTCAATGATGAGAACTTACAAAACCTACTAGAAACCGATCCAAGAATGCAACAAGACAGTGAATGCCCTACACTTGGGAGAAATAGACAACGAGAAGTAGCTTCAGAACTTCGAACTTCAATCGCAGATGCAATGTGGAATGATTATCAGCGTCGCCGCCGCGGCTAA